From Thermotoga sp., one genomic window encodes:
- a CDS encoding basic amino acid ABC transporter substrate-binding protein: protein MRKLVAVLLLAISVVILAGAIDEIKNRGYLLVGLSADFPPFEFVDASGNIVGFDVDLAREIARRLGVKLKIIDMTFDGLIPSLLTKKIDVIISGMTITDERRKVVAFSDPYFDAGQVIVVRKDGDFRPKTYEDLVGKTVAVQIGTTGDIEVSKYKGINVVRFDKFTDAFLELKRGRADAVVLDSATAKAFVAKNPDLVISSDVLSSEQYGIAVRKEDTDLLEFINNVLRELKKSPYDVLIEKWFSE, encoded by the coding sequence ATGAGAAAACTGGTCGCTGTATTACTTCTTGCAATCTCAGTAGTGATCCTTGCGGGAGCCATCGATGAAATCAAAAACAGAGGATATCTGCTCGTTGGGCTCTCCGCGGACTTTCCTCCTTTCGAGTTCGTGGACGCAAGTGGAAATATCGTGGGTTTCGATGTGGATCTTGCAAGAGAAATAGCAAGAAGGCTTGGAGTCAAGCTGAAGATCATCGACATGACTTTCGACGGACTCATACCCAGTCTTTTGACGAAGAAGATCGATGTGATCATCTCCGGTATGACGATCACCGATGAGAGAAGAAAAGTTGTGGCCTTCTCCGATCCGTACTTCGACGCGGGACAGGTCATCGTGGTGAGGAAAGACGGTGACTTCCGACCGAAGACTTACGAGGATCTCGTGGGAAAGACCGTGGCGGTTCAGATAGGCACCACGGGGGACATAGAGGTTTCGAAATACAAGGGAATCAACGTCGTCAGGTTTGACAAGTTCACCGACGCCTTTCTGGAACTGAAGAGAGGAAGGGCAGACGCTGTGGTGCTGGATTCTGCCACCGCGAAGGCCTTCGTTGCGAAAAATCCCGACCTCGTCATCTCGAGCGACGTACTCTCTAGCGAACAGTACGGTATAGCCGTGAGGAAGGAAGACACCGATCTTCTCGAGTTCATCAACAACGTACTGCGGGAACTGAAAAAGAGTCCCTACGATGTTCTGATAGAGAAATGGTTCTCAGAATGA